One Capsicum annuum cultivar UCD-10X-F1 chromosome 2, UCD10Xv1.1, whole genome shotgun sequence genomic window carries:
- the LOC107861485 gene encoding LOB domain-containing protein 25, which yields MASSSSYSNPPCAACKFLRRKCLPGCIFAPYFPPEEPQKFANVHKIFGASNVSKLLNEIQAHQREDAVNSLAYEAEARMKDPVYGCVGAISVLQRQVIRLQKELDATNADLMRYANREVNNQQRNLNYGRSGIDQTHYGYCVPSYIPPNTTWNNPEADDDSNM from the coding sequence ATGGCTTCTTCAAGCAGCTACTCCAACCCTCCATGTGCAGCTTGCAAATTCTTGAGAAGAAAATGTTTGCCAGGTTGCATCTTTGCTCCTTATTTTCCTCCAGAAGAGCCACAAAAATTCGCCAACGTACACAAAATATTTGGTGCAAGCAACGTAAGTAAACTCCTGAACGAAATTCAAGCTCACCAAAGAGAGGACGCGGTTAACTCTCTAGCTTATGAAGCTGAAGCGCGTATGAAGGATCCAGTTTATGGTTGTGTTGGCGCGATTTCAGTTCTGCAAAGACAAGTTATACGCCTTCAGAAAGAACTTGATGCTACTAATGCTGATTTAATGCGATATGCTAATCGCGAAGTGAACAATCAACAAAGGAATTTGAATTATGGGAGAAGTGGAATTGATCAAACTCATTATGGATACTGTGTTCCAAGTTATATTCCTCCTAATACTACATGGAACAACCCTGAGGCAGATGATGATAGTAACATGTGA
- the LOC107860677 gene encoding denticleless protein homolog A translates to MDGFKHQSFFQDIKSREVHGYRVKRRPYISHESCNFNQIGAVAVDHDGFTPPPMALAFCKTGKNSHIVAVTDEGGYLSLFNTRVPFPSSSTHLQNAEKAKVLEWVAHDNAIFDVCWIKEDTNILTASGDQSIKVWDAQGKQCVRALMGHTGSVKSICPHPTNHDIVVSGSRDGSFALWDLRCPDSCSENCCILSIATVHEAHISPCQRRTRRGKASSVSITSILYLKDELSIASAGAVDSVIKFWDTRNLKCPVVQACPHPDVSAQKAPRYHGVSSLSQDLNGAFISASCMDSRIYLYNVLQAEKGPVKTFKGCKIESFFVKSAISPDASHILSGSSDGNAYVWQVNKPLEDPIMLKGHDGEVTALDWCTSETGKVATSSDDFTVRFWNIHNSCYSNIRSPSSIRRRVTALSSMQRRKLFSDEKPASIKNGSAGCDSNLACHQDLPDPITVPEMSTPVSKKRKPLPSFEPQENFEKTPEASKRSPSSVLNPPSSLRKTIRDYFLVTPPSGLHSK, encoded by the exons ATGGACGGGTTTAAGCATCAGTCGTTTTTCCAAGATATCAAATCAAGGGAGGTTCATGGTTACAGAG TTAAAAGGCGACCTTACATCAGTCATGAATCGTGTAATTTCAACCAAATTGGAGCTGTAGCAGTTGATCATGACGGGTTCACACCACCTCCAATGGCCTTAGCTTTCTGCAAG ACAGGTAAAAACTCGCATATTGTTGCTGTCACTGACGAGGGTGGCTACCTTAGCTTGTTTAACACTCGGGTGccatttccttcttcttcaactcaCCTGCAAAATGCAG AAAAGGCTAAGGTATTAGAGTGGGTTGCTCATGATAATGCCATATTTGATGTATGTTGGATCAAG GAAGATACCAATATCTTAACAGCTTCGGGTGATCAAAGT ATAAAGGTATGGGATGCACAAGGAAAACAATGTGTGAGAGCACTAATGGGTCACACTGGGAGTGTGAAATCCATTTGTCCTCATCCTACAAATCATG ATATTGTTGTCTCCGGTTCTAGAGATGGATCTTTTGCACTTTGGGACTTGAGGTGCCCTGACAGTTGCAGTGAAAACTGTTGCATACT GTCAATTGCCACCGTCCATGAGGCTCACATTTCTCCTTGTCAGAGGCGGACTAGACGTGGAAAG GCTTCCTCTGTGAGCATTACATCTATTCTTTACCTAAAAGATGAGCTTTCCATAGCTAGTGCTGGAGCAGTTGACAG TGTCATAAAGTTCTGGGATACAAGGAATCTCAAATGTCCTGTTGTTCAGGCATGCCCTCATCCTGATGTATCAGCTCAGAAG GCACCGCGATATCACGGAGTATCTAGTTTGTCTCAAGATTTAAATGGAGCGTTTATTTCTGCATCATGCATGGACAGCAG AATCTACCTGTACAATGTACTTCAGGCAGAAAAAGGGCCTGTTAAAACTTTCAAAGGATGCAAAATAGAATCATTTTTTGTTAAG TCAGCTATAAGCCCTGATGCATCTCATATTCTCAGTGGTTCCAGTGATGGAAATGCCTACGTATGGCAG GTAAACAAACCTCTCGAAGATCCAATTATGTTGAAAGGCCATGATGGAGAAGTTACAGCACTGGATTG GTGCACATCAGAAACAGGCAAAGTTGCTACGTCATCAGATGATTTCACA GTGCGTTTTTGGAACATCCACAACAGTTGTTACTCAAACATAAGATCTCCATCATCCATTCGAAGGAGAGTAACAGCACTTTCTAGTATGCAACGTCGGAAGCTGTTTTCAGATGAAAAACCAGCAAGCATCAAGAATGGGTCTGCTGGCTGTGACTCAAACTTGGCATGTCATCAAGACTTGCCTGATCCCATCACTGTCCCTGAAATGAGTACTCCAGTATCAAAGAAGAGAAAACCTTTACCAAGTTTTGAACCTCAAGAGAACTTTGAGAAAACCCCAGAAGCTTCAAAGAGAAGTCCTTCATCTGTTCTGAATCCCCCTTCCTCTTTGAGGAAGACAATCAGAGATTACTTTTTAGTCACTCCTCCTTCAGGCTTACACAGTAAATGA